The proteins below come from a single Synechococcus sp. MW101C3 genomic window:
- a CDS encoding VWA domain-containing protein, with translation MTQPTLRFRPLRPAVASDRPSRLDLLLTITPPALDVDPQRQQRPPLNLALVIDRSGSMSGTKLSYARKAARFLAGELTSRDRLAIVTFDDEVKVVVPSTPVIDPQPFIAAINTIHSGGCTALFDGWLAGATQVAEHLDPTQMNRVLLLSDGQANEGLTDQNQIASKVAGLTQRGISTSGFGLGVDFDEDLMGAMAAAGDGTLAHIETPSQLADLYASELQGLATTFGRRVSIGLRGKHGAEVVDLLNDLKPTGAGNHQLPNLRTGQELNVGVQLKLPAWIPNQEMLSVRLAWDAPGSSERQILIEHLQLPVMESEELGALDPDKAVAEQLALFKADRERRRVISELDRGDHDTASLSLRNLRDSLLSMPATPRITRELDLLNQKLSLLKSDPKLSRKRLSRESMRSNTNVWESDDDQA, from the coding sequence ATGACCCAACCCACCCTGCGCTTCCGGCCTCTGCGGCCGGCGGTGGCCTCTGATCGCCCGTCACGCCTTGATCTGCTGCTCACGATCACACCCCCAGCCCTTGACGTTGATCCCCAACGCCAGCAGCGGCCGCCGCTGAACCTGGCCCTGGTGATCGACCGCTCCGGCTCGATGAGCGGCACCAAGCTCAGCTACGCCCGCAAGGCGGCCCGCTTCCTGGCCGGGGAACTCACCAGCCGTGATCGCCTCGCCATCGTCACCTTTGACGATGAGGTGAAGGTGGTCGTGCCCTCCACCCCCGTCATCGATCCACAGCCGTTCATCGCTGCGATCAACACGATCCACAGCGGTGGCTGCACGGCCCTCTTCGATGGCTGGCTGGCGGGAGCCACACAGGTGGCCGAACACCTCGATCCCACCCAGATGAACCGGGTGCTGCTGCTGTCCGATGGCCAGGCCAATGAGGGCCTCACTGACCAGAATCAGATCGCCAGCAAGGTGGCGGGTCTGACCCAACGGGGAATCAGCACCAGTGGCTTTGGCCTGGGGGTGGACTTCGATGAAGACCTAATGGGGGCCATGGCCGCCGCAGGCGATGGCACCCTGGCCCACATCGAAACCCCGAGCCAGCTGGCGGATCTCTACGCCTCCGAGCTCCAGGGCCTGGCCACCACCTTCGGGCGGCGGGTGAGCATTGGTCTACGGGGCAAGCACGGCGCCGAGGTGGTCGATCTGCTCAACGACCTCAAGCCCACCGGCGCCGGCAACCATCAGCTCCCCAACCTGCGCACCGGCCAGGAGCTCAATGTGGGTGTGCAGCTCAAGCTGCCCGCCTGGATCCCCAATCAGGAGATGCTCAGCGTGCGCCTGGCCTGGGATGCCCCCGGTAGCAGCGAACGCCAGATCCTGATCGAGCATCTGCAGTTGCCGGTGATGGAAAGCGAAGAACTCGGGGCACTGGACCCCGATAAGGCGGTGGCCGAACAACTGGCTCTCTTCAAGGCCGACCGCGAACGCAGGCGCGTGATCAGCGAACTCGATCGCGGCGATCACGACACCGCAAGCCTCAGCCTGAGGAATCTGCGCGACAGTCTGTTGTCGATGCCCGCGACTCCAAGGATCACCCGCGAGCTGGACCTGCTCAACCAGAAACTGTCCTTGCTCAAGAGCGATCCCAAGCTCAGCCGGAAGCGCCTGAGCCGGGAGTCGATGCGGTCCAACACCAACGTCTGGGAGAGCGACGATGACCAGGCCTGA
- a CDS encoding AAA family ATPase: MARLPGNDSQKIYEASKCFLENCLLQDGSLVFAGESLWQAELLQHIHRAFVEAPDEGDRSFIEKLRDQVRPAGQDVVRLAGELLCVYFLFPSSVSGIRKREVVNEVFGWVGDSLPQSSLVSQAFEHGIGSGGQGYNTRRPFEIAFLINFTIAWKKLNSAEQQETAADPWRFQELVNGIEDAESKQLRHMMLHLLFPDEFERIASGSHKRRVIAEFSGLIPDESDNEDRNLLAIRRALEALLPNQSLDFYWPPLEAAWDKDSSLEVIQYKKQIVLFGPPGTGKTFRAKKMAQRIIHSVALSQWGPARYFKSQAEITEAIKTNVHRLQLHPSYGYEDFVRGLHISDNGATEYRPGYLPRLIEDIEKIPREVRLPHVLILDEMNRTDLSRMLGECFSLLEDRNQTIELPARNGNEETLKLRIPDDLFVIGTMNLIDQSIEQIDFALRRRFLWELCPFDAEALIAAAEAKWDDLGCGISWDRVEADFRGLAGAATELNREIHNSDVLGSQYEIGHTYLLDVVVFLRNFLGLRPTRRQNYLWNRNGKALEPVIQVWKLSLLPLLEQYLAGLDSNSRNGELDKLAKVFLRSSVIE; the protein is encoded by the coding sequence ATGGCACGCCTTCCGGGAAACGACTCTCAAAAGATCTATGAAGCGTCGAAGTGCTTTCTCGAAAACTGCCTGCTCCAGGATGGCTCTCTTGTCTTTGCTGGCGAATCACTTTGGCAGGCCGAACTGCTGCAGCATATCCATCGAGCTTTTGTAGAGGCCCCCGATGAAGGTGATCGATCCTTTATCGAGAAGCTTCGTGATCAGGTCAGGCCAGCTGGCCAGGACGTGGTTCGCCTTGCAGGCGAGCTCCTATGTGTGTACTTCTTGTTCCCTTCGAGTGTCAGTGGAATCCGAAAACGGGAAGTCGTCAATGAAGTTTTTGGTTGGGTTGGGGACAGTCTTCCTCAGAGCAGTCTTGTTTCCCAGGCCTTTGAGCATGGCATCGGTAGCGGCGGTCAGGGTTACAACACCCGTCGACCATTTGAAATCGCATTCCTTATCAACTTCACCATTGCCTGGAAGAAGCTCAACTCCGCCGAGCAGCAGGAGACAGCAGCGGATCCGTGGCGTTTCCAAGAGCTTGTCAATGGCATCGAGGATGCAGAGTCAAAGCAACTCCGGCACATGATGCTCCACCTGCTTTTCCCTGACGAATTTGAGCGCATCGCGAGTGGAAGTCATAAGAGACGGGTCATCGCAGAGTTCTCAGGTTTGATCCCAGACGAATCGGACAATGAAGATCGAAATCTTTTGGCAATCCGGAGAGCTCTCGAGGCATTGCTGCCGAATCAAAGTCTCGACTTTTACTGGCCACCGTTGGAAGCAGCCTGGGACAAGGATTCGTCTCTTGAGGTCATCCAGTACAAGAAACAGATCGTGTTATTTGGCCCACCAGGAACTGGAAAGACGTTTCGAGCCAAAAAGATGGCTCAACGAATTATCCATTCAGTTGCACTCTCACAATGGGGGCCTGCTCGATATTTTAAATCACAGGCAGAGATCACAGAGGCCATCAAGACCAATGTGCACCGTTTACAGCTTCACCCCTCCTACGGCTATGAAGACTTTGTACGTGGCTTGCACATCTCTGATAACGGTGCAACAGAATATCGGCCAGGTTACCTTCCAAGACTAATCGAAGACATCGAGAAGATACCGAGAGAGGTGCGTCTTCCACATGTGCTGATTCTCGATGAGATGAACCGAACAGACCTGAGTCGGATGTTGGGCGAGTGTTTTTCGTTATTGGAGGATCGGAATCAGACGATCGAATTGCCAGCGCGCAATGGGAACGAGGAAACACTCAAGTTGCGGATTCCAGATGATCTGTTTGTGATTGGAACGATGAATCTGATCGACCAGTCCATTGAACAGATTGACTTTGCCCTGCGTCGCCGCTTCCTTTGGGAATTGTGTCCCTTTGACGCCGAGGCACTTATCGCGGCTGCCGAAGCTAAATGGGATGATCTTGGTTGCGGCATTTCCTGGGATCGGGTAGAAGCTGACTTTCGAGGACTGGCAGGTGCAGCCACCGAATTGAATCGCGAGATTCACAACAGTGATGTTTTGGGTTCCCAGTATGAAATCGGACACACCTACCTTCTTGATGTGGTGGTGTTCCTCCGGAATTTCCTTGGCCTGCGTCCAACACGTAGGCAGAACTATCTCTGGAACAGGAATGGCAAAGCGCTTGAACCAGTTATTCAGGTATGGAAGCTATCCCTGCTGCCTCTGTTAGAACAGTACTTGGCCGGGCTCGATTCCAATTCTCGGAATGGGGAGCTGGATAAGCTCGCCAAGGTCTTTCTCAGGTCTTCGGTGATTGAATGA
- a CDS encoding M20/M25/M40 family metallo-hydrolase — protein sequence MAVRAYLKEQLGALGPLEEHRFSEGIDEGTNLILKLPGQHPELDPLLVAAHYDGPLHSIGADDNASGLAALVELAVHWKAQPPRRPVWIVGFDQEEWGMFGSTALARELKASGQKLKLMVSLEMLAYTCETQNYPHPAMRAIYGDRGDFIAVVGNLGATAMLPGLASRMGRHVVTKLLPVPDAGRAIPDVRLSDHSPFWDTGYDAVMVTDTSFMRNPHYHRMSDMIDTLDLPFLAAVTEGLKEGLGVL from the coding sequence ATGGCGGTTCGGGCCTATCTCAAAGAGCAGCTCGGCGCCCTTGGGCCCTTGGAAGAACACCGCTTCTCGGAAGGGATCGATGAGGGCACCAACCTGATTCTCAAGCTCCCCGGCCAGCACCCGGAGCTGGATCCACTGCTGGTGGCAGCCCATTACGACGGCCCCCTGCACTCGATCGGCGCCGATGACAACGCCTCCGGGCTGGCTGCTCTGGTCGAGCTGGCGGTGCACTGGAAGGCACAACCGCCCCGGCGACCCGTGTGGATCGTGGGGTTTGACCAAGAGGAATGGGGCATGTTCGGCAGCACCGCCCTGGCCAGGGAGCTCAAGGCCAGCGGGCAGAAGCTCAAGTTGATGGTGAGCCTGGAAATGCTCGCCTACACCTGCGAAACCCAGAACTACCCTCACCCGGCCATGCGGGCGATCTACGGCGACCGGGGTGATTTCATCGCCGTAGTCGGCAACCTGGGTGCTACAGCGATGCTGCCGGGCCTCGCGAGCCGCATGGGGCGGCATGTCGTCACCAAGCTGCTGCCGGTGCCCGATGCCGGTCGGGCGATTCCCGATGTGCGCCTGAGCGACCACAGCCCCTTCTGGGATACGGGCTACGACGCCGTGATGGTGACCGACACCTCCTTCATGCGCAATCCGCACTACCACAGGATGAGCGACATGATCGACACCCTCGATCTACCATTTCTGGCGGCTGTCACCGAGGGTTTGAAGGAGGGGCTTGGGGTGCTCTGA
- a CDS encoding TM0106 family RecB-like putative nuclease, producing the protein MSNPNSSRPITPSQLSLFSRSPRIGAWWEELKARGLFTGEQPPPSSLDEQLFADGLRLEQVLLNQLEAEGYRIARLAGKQNEADYVATREAMQAGFDFIHQASLNNGEIRGSADVLRRIPQPSDLGDWSYIPIECKLASKPRTTFLVQACAYCELLTPLLGHRPDRFELFLGGGRFQTYDIDRFWAWYQQLRNRYRDFCASFDSASPPEDEPGDHGSWSAFIEERLIAERDLVLVANMRQNQRLKLKAAGIHTIEQLAELPPGASIAGLAAEALFELRQQAQLQLTPHGPDGKPAFLVRPLQPGKGLAALPAADAGDIWFDMEGIQDAVAAKKLEYLFGACYREVPAQPAAFIAWWGHSPLGEKRAFEGFVDWVEERRRRHPALHVYHYASYEKSAMRRLSQQHQTREAVIDDWLRSDLLCDLLPIVTRSIVLGEGSYSIKKVEGLYMGPRGADVTNAGDSVVAYLHWQSSGEPSLPGPAPEGSPRLQAIEDYNRDDCVSTVLLHDWLLELRRAQGLPEQPLEHPEEERPEAEPWPLEALSARLIAELPEQLQSDPAANAPEAELIAQEELGSRSLSWRVQRLLAQLLPFHHREAKVAWWAYFDRRGKALQTPEDLDADGEAINGAVWQSVESVPSPRTGSDWHTFCFDPSQTLKLHVAQGDGSIKLEIPETGQKLQAVVIDGERGTLTLKYPWSARDKRQAAGQAVELPRGPMALIKVPEDISELLRDSLLAQAESWVDGGKPIPAAIVHLLERRAIEPLIGLNAALAADPSALPAQLAEFLASHSDLTLALQGPPGTGKTTVTAEVIAELVERGLRVAISSNSHAAINNLLLKAHSACATRGLSQQVVKCSTAKDDKGLVGQPVALCKPDALTGSMAVVGGTAWMFARPVMEELFDWLVVDEAGQMSLANLLVMARCARGILLVGDQQQLAQPSQADHPGESGSSCLEYLMQDKAVVPADRGVFLATSWRMEPSLTAMVSALFYDCRLKASPANAINRIEWREPFTGSKGGVLPSQGLVFEAAEHTSCSVCSEEEIERIAQLVEALLGSSYRHASSGAERRGLLTPDDILVTAPYNVQVNRLQQRLGNRARVGTVDRFQGQEAPVAIHSLTASDGDAAPRGLGFLLQPNRLNVAISRARCLSIVVGSPGLVTGIANTVEEAEQINRLCRLAQVPMEG; encoded by the coding sequence ATGTCTAATCCTAATTCCTCTCGCCCCATCACCCCCAGCCAGCTCTCCCTCTTCAGCCGCAGCCCCCGCATCGGTGCATGGTGGGAGGAGCTCAAAGCCAGAGGTCTTTTCACTGGCGAGCAGCCACCCCCCTCCTCCCTTGATGAGCAACTGTTCGCCGATGGCCTGCGCCTCGAGCAGGTGTTGCTCAACCAGTTGGAAGCCGAGGGCTATCGCATCGCCCGCCTGGCCGGCAAGCAGAACGAGGCTGATTACGTCGCCACCCGCGAGGCGATGCAAGCAGGGTTTGACTTCATCCATCAGGCCTCGCTGAACAACGGAGAGATCCGCGGCTCGGCCGATGTGCTGCGCAGGATTCCCCAACCCTCAGATCTCGGCGACTGGAGTTACATCCCGATCGAGTGCAAGCTGGCCAGTAAGCCCCGCACCACCTTCCTGGTCCAGGCCTGTGCCTACTGCGAACTGCTCACCCCACTGCTGGGGCACCGGCCCGATCGCTTCGAGTTGTTTCTCGGTGGTGGCCGCTTCCAGACCTACGACATCGATCGTTTCTGGGCCTGGTACCAACAGCTCCGCAACCGCTACCGCGATTTCTGTGCCTCCTTCGATTCCGCCTCACCACCGGAGGATGAACCCGGTGATCACGGCAGCTGGAGCGCCTTCATTGAGGAGCGCCTGATCGCCGAGCGGGATCTGGTGTTGGTGGCGAACATGCGCCAGAACCAGCGCCTCAAGCTCAAGGCCGCCGGCATCCACACGATCGAGCAGCTAGCCGAACTGCCTCCCGGCGCCAGCATTGCTGGCCTGGCGGCCGAGGCCCTTTTCGAGCTGCGTCAGCAGGCCCAGCTGCAGCTCACCCCCCACGGCCCCGATGGCAAGCCCGCCTTCCTGGTGCGCCCCCTGCAGCCGGGCAAGGGCCTGGCCGCCCTGCCCGCCGCCGATGCCGGCGACATCTGGTTCGACATGGAGGGCATCCAGGATGCCGTTGCTGCCAAGAAGCTCGAATACCTCTTTGGGGCCTGCTACCGGGAGGTCCCGGCTCAGCCGGCAGCCTTCATCGCCTGGTGGGGTCATAGCCCCCTGGGAGAAAAGCGGGCCTTCGAGGGGTTTGTGGATTGGGTGGAGGAACGACGGCGCCGTCATCCAGCCTTGCACGTCTACCACTACGCCAGCTATGAGAAGTCGGCGATGCGCCGCCTCTCCCAGCAACACCAGACCCGTGAGGCGGTGATCGACGACTGGTTGCGCAGCGATCTGCTCTGCGACCTGCTGCCGATCGTCACCCGCTCGATCGTCCTCGGTGAGGGCAGCTACTCGATCAAGAAGGTGGAGGGGCTCTACATGGGCCCTCGTGGCGCCGATGTCACCAACGCCGGTGATTCTGTTGTCGCCTACCTGCACTGGCAGTCCTCCGGTGAGCCTTCCCTGCCGGGACCCGCCCCAGAAGGCAGCCCCAGGCTTCAGGCGATCGAGGACTACAACCGCGACGACTGCGTCTCCACCGTGCTGCTGCACGACTGGCTGCTGGAGCTGCGCCGCGCCCAGGGCCTGCCCGAGCAACCGCTCGAGCATCCGGAGGAGGAACGCCCTGAGGCCGAACCCTGGCCCCTGGAAGCCCTCAGCGCCCGGTTGATCGCCGAGTTGCCCGAGCAGCTCCAGAGCGATCCAGCCGCCAATGCCCCAGAAGCCGAACTGATCGCCCAGGAAGAACTGGGTTCACGGAGCCTCAGCTGGCGGGTGCAGCGCCTGCTGGCCCAGCTGCTGCCGTTCCATCACCGCGAGGCCAAGGTGGCCTGGTGGGCCTACTTCGACCGCAGGGGTAAGGCCCTGCAGACTCCTGAGGATCTCGACGCCGATGGCGAGGCCATCAACGGAGCCGTCTGGCAAAGCGTTGAGAGCGTGCCGAGTCCCAGAACCGGCTCCGACTGGCACACCTTCTGCTTCGATCCGAGTCAGACCCTCAAACTCCATGTCGCCCAGGGAGATGGGTCCATCAAGCTGGAGATCCCCGAGACCGGCCAGAAGCTCCAGGCCGTGGTGATCGACGGCGAGCGGGGCACCCTCACCCTCAAGTACCCCTGGAGCGCCAGAGACAAGCGGCAAGCCGCCGGCCAGGCGGTGGAGCTTCCCAGGGGTCCCATGGCCCTGATCAAGGTGCCCGAGGACATCAGCGAGCTCCTACGGGACAGCCTGCTGGCCCAGGCCGAGAGCTGGGTGGATGGTGGCAAGCCCATCCCTGCCGCCATCGTTCACCTGCTGGAGCGCCGTGCCATTGAGCCCCTGATCGGGCTCAATGCTGCCCTCGCAGCCGATCCGAGCGCTTTGCCCGCCCAACTGGCGGAGTTTCTGGCCTCCCACAGCGATCTGACCCTGGCGCTCCAGGGGCCCCCAGGCACGGGCAAAACCACCGTCACCGCCGAGGTCATTGCCGAGTTGGTGGAGCGCGGTCTGCGGGTGGCGATCAGTTCGAACAGCCACGCCGCGATCAACAACCTGCTGCTCAAGGCCCACAGCGCCTGCGCCACCCGTGGCCTCAGCCAGCAGGTGGTGAAGTGCAGCACCGCCAAGGACGACAAAGGCCTGGTCGGCCAGCCCGTGGCGCTCTGCAAACCCGATGCGCTCACAGGTTCGATGGCCGTGGTGGGCGGCACGGCCTGGATGTTCGCTCGCCCCGTGATGGAGGAGCTCTTCGACTGGCTGGTGGTGGATGAGGCGGGGCAGATGTCCCTGGCCAATCTGCTGGTGATGGCTCGCTGCGCCCGAGGAATCCTGCTGGTGGGCGACCAGCAGCAACTGGCCCAGCCCAGCCAGGCCGATCATCCGGGAGAAAGCGGCAGCTCCTGCCTGGAGTATCTGATGCAGGACAAGGCGGTGGTGCCGGCCGATCGGGGCGTGTTCCTGGCCACCAGCTGGCGGATGGAACCCTCGCTCACCGCCATGGTGTCGGCGCTCTTCTACGACTGCCGCCTCAAGGCCAGCCCCGCCAATGCCATCAACCGGATCGAGTGGCGGGAGCCCTTCACCGGCAGCAAGGGTGGAGTCCTCCCCAGCCAGGGGTTGGTGTTTGAGGCGGCTGAGCACACCAGCTGCAGCGTCTGCTCAGAGGAGGAGATCGAACGCATCGCCCAGCTAGTGGAAGCCTTGCTGGGTTCCAGTTACCGCCATGCCAGCAGTGGCGCTGAACGCCGTGGGCTGTTGACCCCAGACGACATCCTGGTGACCGCCCCCTACAACGTGCAGGTGAACCGGCTCCAGCAAAGGTTGGGCAACCGGGCACGGGTGGGAACGGTGGATCGATTCCAAGGCCAGGAGGCCCCCGTGGCCATTCACTCCCTCACCGCCAGCGACGGAGACGCCGCCCCCCGGGGCCTGGGTTTCCTGCTGCAGCCCAACCGGCTCAATGTCGCCATCAGCCGTGCCCGTTGCCTCTCGATCGTTGTGGGCTCACCCGGCCTCGTCACGGGTATCGCCAACACGGTGGAGGAGGCGGAGCAGATCAATCGGTTGTGCCGATTGGCCCAAGTTCCTATGGAAGGATGA
- a CDS encoding MerR family transcriptional regulator translates to MVKVSTPADALYGLEELLLVAGKLLGEVISSRTVRLYATQGLIDRPGKEGRSAVYTHRHLLQLVLVRALARRGLSLSAIAPLCVLADPDLEQQLEQLDGEGAAAIVPSPPASRAALDYLRDLQSSEESTPTSDDIPAHLLSKTHSLSPVLGMLSEPFSTQARSERSPSGSRYGGSSREASSRWLRFTLAPGIEVHVRESVSLPPAGSRRQQWLKRLLDRLNELIDDPFS, encoded by the coding sequence ATGGTGAAGGTCTCCACTCCAGCTGACGCCCTCTACGGCCTCGAGGAGCTCCTCCTCGTCGCCGGCAAGCTGCTGGGAGAGGTGATCTCATCTCGCACCGTGCGTCTCTATGCCACCCAGGGGTTGATCGATCGCCCCGGCAAGGAGGGCCGCAGTGCCGTCTATACCCACCGTCACCTCCTGCAACTGGTGTTGGTGCGCGCCTTGGCCCGGCGCGGTCTCAGCCTCTCAGCGATTGCTCCCCTCTGCGTTCTGGCCGACCCCGATCTGGAGCAACAGCTGGAGCAGCTCGATGGGGAAGGGGCGGCGGCCATCGTTCCTTCCCCTCCTGCTTCCCGTGCCGCCCTCGACTACCTCCGGGATCTGCAGTCCTCAGAGGAATCCACCCCAACCAGTGACGACATTCCTGCGCACCTGTTGAGCAAAACCCATTCGCTCAGTCCCGTTCTCGGGATGCTCAGCGAACCCTTCTCTACCCAGGCCCGCTCCGAACGCTCCCCTTCCGGCTCCCGCTACGGGGGGAGCAGTCGAGAGGCCTCAAGCCGTTGGCTGCGCTTCACCCTTGCCCCCGGGATCGAAGTTCACGTCCGCGAATCCGTTTCTCTTCCTCCTGCCGGTTCCCGCCGTCAGCAGTGGCTCAAGCGCCTGCTGGATCGGCTCAACGAACTGATCGACGACCCCTTCAGCTGA
- a CDS encoding metallophosphoesterase family protein → MTRPDVVAIGDVHGCAALLEEQLLPHLDSGVELIFLGDLIDRAPEPDGDRKVLERIWQLQENPGAFGLAAVTVLRGNHEQMLVESLASTKRGLAFELWRCNGGDPALLPLAREHREWFEQLPVTAVRGNYLFVHAGVRPGVPLERQAFDDLIWIRKPFLSKPHGLPYTVVHGHTFRNDYQVTRLPHRIGIDTGAYVSGVLTAIQLPLNMHA, encoded by the coding sequence ATGACCAGGCCTGATGTGGTGGCGATCGGGGATGTGCACGGCTGCGCCGCCTTGCTGGAGGAGCAACTTCTGCCGCATCTGGATTCAGGTGTGGAGCTGATCTTTCTCGGTGATCTGATCGATCGGGCCCCCGAACCCGATGGTGATCGCAAGGTGCTGGAGCGGATCTGGCAGCTGCAGGAGAACCCCGGCGCCTTTGGCCTGGCGGCGGTGACGGTGCTGCGCGGCAACCACGAGCAGATGCTGGTCGAGTCGTTGGCGTCAACAAAACGAGGACTCGCCTTCGAGCTGTGGCGCTGCAACGGCGGCGACCCCGCACTGCTGCCCCTGGCGCGCGAACACCGGGAGTGGTTCGAGCAATTGCCGGTCACGGCGGTTCGCGGCAACTACCTGTTTGTGCATGCCGGGGTGCGGCCGGGGGTTCCGTTGGAGCGCCAGGCCTTCGACGATCTGATCTGGATCCGCAAACCCTTCCTCTCCAAGCCCCATGGGCTGCCTTACACCGTGGTGCACGGCCATACGTTCCGCAACGACTACCAGGTGACCCGGTTGCCACATCGGATCGGAATTGATACGGGGGCATATGTGAGTGGAGTGTTGACAGCGATTCAACTTCCATTGAATATGCATGCATAA
- a CDS encoding GIY-YIG nuclease family protein → MIQVENLQDFANGYNLTAPVFAHVFPRSGNSLSYYQDVLVFKGKDGMSTENKYQNRNNFRNAGTIINLLPLDRNERYIFAGAYDVSSGPRETGLNANGDTVFIIENTFSDNAINKWFGRVTFKWSSPCRNRYLNIGNTGMGFQFIEIREFPFGISDVPFPGFYSFHLNRQQFDLRIGGGGAPTWKAALSSVAGIYVITDASTGDSYVGSAYSSTGMQNQGLWGRWRGYVNGGHNGNAMLRSHINANGADNLIYSILHTMDSGSSKDDVIRLESFYKKAFGTRVHGLNLN, encoded by the coding sequence ATGATCCAAGTTGAAAATCTTCAGGACTTCGCAAATGGCTACAACCTGACTGCGCCAGTCTTTGCTCACGTGTTTCCTCGTAGTGGAAATAGTTTATCTTATTATCAGGACGTATTAGTTTTTAAAGGTAAAGATGGAATGTCGACTGAAAACAAATACCAGAATAGAAATAACTTTAGAAACGCTGGAACTATCATAAATCTTTTGCCACTCGATCGGAATGAGCGATATATCTTCGCAGGAGCTTACGATGTCTCTTCTGGCCCTAGGGAAACCGGACTCAATGCCAATGGAGATACCGTGTTTATAATTGAAAATACATTTAGTGACAACGCGATTAATAAATGGTTTGGCCGCGTGACCTTTAAGTGGAGTAGCCCATGCCGAAACAGATACTTAAATATTGGCAATACTGGAATGGGGTTTCAGTTTATTGAGATTAGAGAATTCCCCTTTGGCATATCCGATGTCCCCTTTCCAGGTTTTTACTCGTTTCACTTGAATCGGCAACAGTTTGATCTTCGAATTGGTGGAGGTGGAGCACCCACCTGGAAGGCGGCTCTCTCTTCAGTCGCGGGCATCTATGTGATCACAGATGCATCGACTGGCGACTCATACGTTGGCTCTGCATATAGCTCTACTGGCATGCAGAATCAGGGATTATGGGGGCGCTGGCGGGGATATGTCAACGGCGGTCACAATGGAAATGCAATGCTAAGAAGTCACATCAACGCGAATGGAGCAGACAACTTAATCTATAGCATTCTTCACACAATGGATTCAGGAAGCAGCAAAGATGATGTAATTAGACTGGAGTCCTTTTACAAGAAAGCATTCGGGACTAGGGTCCACGGCCTAAACCTAAACTGA